TACAACTAtagtaagtgtgcatgtgtattgtagCACAAtggaatgtttttgtgtggtatTCTCAATTTGTGATCAAGATATTGTTCTCTGGAAAGTCAAGTtcatgataatttttttttgtatctgttttTAAACTTGATGAACtaaaacattttgctttgtAATTTACAGGCCTCCGGTATACAGATCAGTGACGAGGTTGTGAAGGGCTTCCAAGAGATTCGCACCCGCCATCAGGGCAGTGATCCAAATGAAAGGTACAAACTGCTTGTCTTCCGTGTTAGTGATGACGAGAAATTCATAATCGTGGACCAAGAAGTCTCTCTGAAGATGAAGGATCTGAAAGATTCTGAAGACATCTTCAAGTCGATCGTTAATGTGTTTCCAACAAATGAGTGCCGCTACGCCTTGTACGACTGTACCTATGAGAACAAGGAGAGTGTAAAGGAGGACCT
This sequence is a window from Chanos chanos chromosome 4, fChaCha1.1, whole genome shotgun sequence. Protein-coding genes within it:
- the cfl1l gene encoding non-muscle cofilin 1-like, translated to MWPSQASGIQISDEVVKGFQEIRTRHQGSDPNERYKLLVFRVSDDEKFIIVDQEVSLKMKDLKDSEDIFKSIVNVFPTNECRYALYDCTYENKESVKEDLVFIMWAPETAPLKSKMVYASSKGSLRSKLQGLKIEWQVNDLSDIKDTSAFLEKLGGRQSIKSLEGKTL